A genomic segment from Atribacterota bacterium encodes:
- a CDS encoding ROK family transcriptional regulator: MDIKNINQGLVLKVIENNGPISRAAIGKIIGLTPPTISAIVRDLINRGIVSEIGKGDSSGGKKPILIQINSESAYIIAVDLGSENGIRVALMDLSCDIVKEKSYHEKDPFTIQNLKNTLSIIINDFLEEIEIPLKKILNICIGVPGIIDYNEMKITAAPYLNWEISINDLSLSEPDIPIILENDVNLMALGEKAKGIAQEFDNFVFVGERTGIGAGIIINGKLHQGANNAVGEIGYLLVDPEYAPKNSKDFGCLEKLASSRVIIEKARKRIGKQVKIMEIFKLAAEGDSVAAGIIKETLKFLAYGIGNISCVLNPELVVIGGGISILPSIFLEEIKTALQNIVPFVPRIEFSKLREDSVLIGAAVKVFAPLKKNGLAPIN; the protein is encoded by the coding sequence ATGGATATAAAGAACATTAATCAAGGTTTAGTTTTAAAGGTTATTGAAAATAACGGTCCTATTTCCAGAGCAGCCATCGGAAAGATAATCGGTTTAACTCCACCTACTATTTCTGCCATTGTCAGGGATTTAATTAACAGGGGTATTGTCAGCGAAATTGGAAAAGGTGATTCTTCCGGTGGTAAAAAACCAATCTTAATACAGATAAATTCTGAAAGTGCATATATAATTGCTGTAGATTTAGGAAGCGAAAATGGAATAAGAGTAGCTTTGATGGATTTATCCTGTGATATTGTTAAAGAAAAATCCTACCACGAGAAAGACCCTTTCACTATCCAAAATCTTAAAAATACCCTTAGCATTATCATAAATGATTTTTTAGAAGAGATAGAAATTCCACTAAAAAAAATATTAAATATCTGTATCGGTGTTCCGGGAATAATAGATTATAATGAAATGAAAATCACCGCTGCTCCATATTTAAATTGGGAAATATCAATTAATGATCTAAGTTTAAGCGAACCTGATATACCTATTATTCTTGAGAACGATGTTAATCTGATGGCATTAGGGGAAAAAGCGAAGGGAATTGCACAGGAGTTTGATAATTTTGTATTTGTTGGAGAAAGAACCGGGATAGGTGCTGGCATCATAATTAACGGAAAGCTTCATCAAGGCGCTAACAATGCCGTGGGAGAGATAGGCTATCTTCTTGTTGATCCTGAATATGCTCCTAAAAATTCCAAAGATTTTGGCTGCCTGGAAAAATTAGCCAGTTCCAGGGTTATTATTGAAAAGGCGCGAAAGAGGATAGGGAAGCAGGTTAAGATAATGGAAATATTTAAACTTGCTGCTGAGGGTGACAGTGTTGCAGCTGGTATTATTAAAGAGACATTGAAATTTTTAGCTTATGGAATTGGAAATATTTCATGTGTTCTAAATCCGGAGTTAGTTGTTATCGGAGGCGGAATATCAATTTTACCGTCCATTTTTTTAGAAGAAATCAAAACAGCACTTCAGAACATTGTTCCATTTGTTCCCAGGATAGAATTTTCAAAATTGAGAGAGGATAGTGTTTTAATCGGCGCTGCGGTAAAAGTATTTGCACCTTTAAAAAAGAACGGGTTAGCACCCATTAATTAA